The following are from one region of the Nicotiana tomentosiformis chromosome 7, ASM39032v3, whole genome shotgun sequence genome:
- the LOC104112427 gene encoding protein trichome birefringence-like 8 isoform X2, translating to MDLQPVSREQQNQKQPTTTNNLFVFFYFPLKLANKDFSYALLFFLFLLFSFILFYNILSPLQPQYLLGIGFLSKILPKTSEISSKTCDYSYGKWIWDESYVVDQYTENCPFLDPGFRCRESGRRDLDYRKWRWQPQGCDLTKFNAKDFLERSRNGRIVFAGDSIGRNQWESMICMLAQGVSNLSTIYEESGNPITKHRGFLSMHFHEYNLTVEYYRVPFLVVVDRPPANALKEVRGVIRLDKLHWYFTKWVEADIIIFNAGHWWNEDKTVKMGIHFQEGTTVNMTMNVAEAFQRSLNTWASWLIQNTKAEKSHIFFRSFSPVHYRDGAWNEGGHCHTNIAPETDYTKLEREPINNIFISEVVKQMESTRRNITFLNVTYLSEFRKDGHPSEHREPGTPAGAPQDCSHWCLPGVPDTWNELLYAHLLLNGFRTKSK from the exons ATGGATCTCCAGCCAGTTTCTCGTGAACAACAAAACCAAAAACAACCAACCACAACAAACAATTTATTCGTCTTCTTCTATTTCCCCTTAAAGCTTGCAAACAAAGATTTCTCTTatgcattattattttttctctttttactttTCTCTTTTATTCTTTTCTACAATATACTAAGCCCGCTTCAGCCTCAATATCTTCTTGGCATTGGTTTTTTGTCCAAAATATTACCAAAAACTTCTGAAATTTCTTCAAAAACTTGTGATTACTCTTATGGAAAGTGGATTTGGGATGAAAGTTATGTTGTTGATCAATATACTGAGAATTGTCCATTCTTGGATCCCGGTTTTCGATGCCGAGAAAGTGGTCGCCGGGATTTAGATTACCGAAAGTGGCGATGGCAACCTCAAGGTTGTGATCTTACAAA GTTCAATGCAAAGGATTTCCTAGAACGGAGTCGGAATGGTCGAATAGTTTTTGCTGGAGATTCCATTGGAAGAAACCAGTGGGAGTCTATGATATGCATGCTAGCACAAGGAGTATCTAACCTCTCCACCATATATGAAGAATCAGGAAACCCCATTACCAAACACAGAGGTTTTCTCTCTATGCATTTTCATGAGTACAACCTCACTGTCGAATATTACAGGGTGCCTTTCCTAGTAGTCGTTGATCGACCTCCGGCGAATGCATTGAAAGAAGTGCGAGGAGTGATCCGGCTAGATAAGTTACACTGGTATTtcactaagtgggttgaagcagatATCATTATATTCAATGCTGGACATTGGTGGAATGAAGACAAGACTGTTAAGAT GGGCATCCATTTCCAAGAAGGAACAACGGTGAACATGACCATGAACGTTGCGGAAGCCTTTCAAAGATCCTTGAATACTTGGGCCTCCTGGCTGATTCAAAATACCAAGGCTGAAAAGAGTCACATCTTCTTCCGCAGTTTTTCACCAGTACACTACAG GGATGGAGCGTGGAATGAAGGTGGCCATTGTCACACAAATATAGCACCAGAAACGGACTATACCAAGCTCGAGAGAGAGCCAAtcaacaatatattcatttctgaGGTAGTCAAGCAAATGGAAAGTACAAGAAGAAATATAACTTTCCTAAACGTTACATATCTAAGTGAGTTCAGGAAAGATGGTCACCCCTCAGAACATCGTGAACCCGGCACCCCGGCGGGTGCACCACAAGACTGCAGCCACTGGTGCCTACCGGGAGTGCCAGACACTTGGAATGAACTTCTTTACGCCCATCTACTGTTGAATGGATTTAGAACCAAGTCGAAATGA